One Candidatus Dormiibacterota bacterium DNA window includes the following coding sequences:
- a CDS encoding WecB/TagA/CpsF family glycosyltransferase, with product LPLIERAATRRWKVYLLGGGAGVAEKAAKVLTARFRVDVVGCDAPMISLESDPAQDEPVIDRIRRARPEILLVALGAPKQELWLHRVGPRISPTVGIGLGAALDFVAGAARRAPAWMSRAGLEWLFRLLQEPRRLSRRYLLDDPKFLLILYRMLRTPRALRTQVV from the coding sequence TCCTTCCGTTGATCGAGCGGGCAGCAACACGGCGCTGGAAGGTCTACCTGCTCGGTGGCGGAGCGGGAGTTGCTGAAAAGGCGGCGAAGGTCCTGACGGCACGATTCAGGGTGGACGTCGTGGGTTGCGATGCACCGATGATTTCCCTCGAATCAGATCCGGCCCAGGACGAACCGGTGATCGATCGCATCCGCCGTGCGAGGCCGGAGATCCTCCTCGTAGCGCTCGGTGCGCCGAAACAGGAATTGTGGCTGCATAGAGTCGGGCCGCGCATCTCCCCCACGGTCGGCATCGGCCTGGGCGCGGCGCTGGACTTCGTCGCGGGGGCGGCACGTCGCGCGCCCGCTTGGATGTCGCGCGCGGGACTCGAGTGGCTCTTCCGGCTCTTACAGGAACCGCGCCGGCTGAGTCGCCGGTATCTCCTGGACGACCCGAAGTTCTTGCTCATCCTGTACCGGATGCTCCGCACTCCGCGGGCGCTGCGCACCCAGGTGGTCTGA